The following coding sequences are from one Nicotiana tabacum cultivar K326 chromosome 1, ASM71507v2, whole genome shotgun sequence window:
- the LOC107802198 gene encoding reticulon-like protein B23 yields the protein MELNADETTARTINPRKADVGGKPFILIICGSLVYYHCACRNSSLVSLVSDVFIVLLCSLAILGLLFRQMNISVPVDPLEWQISQDAANSVFACLANTIGAAESVLRVAATGHDKRLFFKVVVTLYVLSALGRIASGVTIAYAGLCFLCLYMLAENLQLISSRNPRRRDCTNTVQDD from the coding sequence ATGGAATTGAATGCTGACGAGACTACAGCAAGGACAATAAACCCCAGGAAGGCGGATGTTGGGGGTAAACCCTTCATACTCATCATTTGTGGCAGCCTCGTTTACTACCACTGCGCCTGTCGGAATTCAAGTCTTGTCTCTCTTGTCTCAGACGTCTTCATTGTACTCCTCTGTTCCCTCGCCATTCTTGGCCTTCTCTTTCGCCAGATGAACATCTCGGTTCCTGTGGATCCGCTTGAGTGGCAGATCTCTCAGGACGCTGCCAACAGTGTCTTTGCTTGCCTCGCTAATACTATAGGTGCTGCTGAGTCTGTTCTCCGGGTTGCTGCTACAGGACATGACAAACGCTTGTTCTTTAAGGTTGTGGTTACTCTTTATGTGTTATCAGCTCTGGGAAGGATAGCGTCGGGTGTTACTATTGCCTATGCTGGACTCTGCTTTCTTTGTCTTTATATGCTTGCTGAGAACTTGCAATTGATTAGCTCGAGGAATCCGAGGAGAAGGGACTGCACGAACACAGTTCAGGATGACTAA
- the LOC142162331 gene encoding uncharacterized protein LOC142162331, whose translation MVINTEDSGLIPADATVAAIIDQHHPLFLQPIDTPGSSLILVKLTGPENYTLWIITMRVSLLGKSKLGFVDGSSEESKKYVEHFEYQRLLQFLMGLNDRYSQSIKEEKVVLWLLTLLKIIQGTIPLKPLVIVILDKLVPLSTLQEPLRCNRVIKVSKQASLNTQEQYSQILQLLGKRTKCSGLAMAANMPSCGNIIEILTKSIVDSGDSSHMVRGISREKDGLYVFNSIPGGSVTSQVQSSVVEVKNSIPRSIPAMTDLLQSLGIVHQSSCVYTPQQNGVAEKRHKYILETSRALRFQVAVLLRFWEECAHCWYMTTIKKTNKFTPRAIPVVFWATLSHRKAIRCNLPAHDPSNEVLTEHVTSSDAPILPYVSVLSPDESRKLVKSMKDLQLKFKIKDLGELKFFLGIEFARSAKGIVMSQRKYALELIAEMGLSGAKPTSTPLETNVKLTSADYDEFVNGKSSSDTVDKFIHKPKQSHMEAALRVARYIKGAPDLGLLMPSESSGKLEAF comes from the exons atggtgATTAACACTGAAGATAGTGGATTGATTCCAGCTGATGCAACTGTAGCCGCGATAATTGACCAACATCATCCTTTGTTCCTTCAACCCATCGATACTCCAGGTAGTTCTCTAATTTTAGTTAAGCTTACTGGACCTGAGAATTACACTTTGTGGATTATTACTATGCGTGTAAGTTTGCTAGGAAAGAGCAAGCTAGGGTTTGTAGATGGGAG CAGTGAAGAATCAAAGAAGTATGTTGAACATTTTGAGTACCAAAGGTTGCTTCAGTTTCTTATGGGCTTGAATGATAGATACTCTCAGTCCA TCAAAGAAGAAAAGGTGGTTTTGTGGCTGCTAACTTTGCTCAAGATAATCCAGGGAACTATACCTCTAAAGCCCTTAGTAATAGTAATACTGGACAAGTTGGTTCCACTGTCAACTTTGCAGGAACCTCTCAGATGCAACAGGGTAATTAAAGTTTCCAAGCAGGCATCCCTCAATACTCAAGAGCAATACAGTCAAATTTTGCAGCTTCTAGGCAAGCGAACTAAATGCAGTGGATTAGCTATGGCAGCAAATATGCCATCATGTGGTAATATTATTGAAATTCTAACTAAATCGATTGTAGACTCAGGAGATTCAAGTCACATG GTGAGGGGGATTAGTAGAGAAAAAGATGGGTTGTATGTGTTCAACTCTATACCGGGAGGTTCAGTAACATCACAAGTTCAAAGTTCAGTTGTAGAAGTCAAGAATTCAATTCCAAGATCTATACCTGCT ATGACTGACTTATTGCAGTCTTTAGGCATTGTTCATCAAAGTTCATGTGTGTATACCCCTCAGCAGAATGGGGTTGCTGAAAAAAGACACAAGTATATCCTTGAGACATCTAGAGCTCTCAGGTTCCAAGTTGCAGTTCTACTAAGATTTTGGGAAGAGTGTGCTCACTGCT GGTATATGACTACAATTAAAAAGACAAACAAATTTACTCCTAGAGCAATTCCTGTGGTCTTTTGGGCTACTCTATCACACAGAAAGGCTATAAGAT GTAACCTTCCTGCTCATGATCCCTCTAATGAGGTCCTTACTGAGCATGTCACAAGTAGTGATGCTCCTATCTTACCATATGTTTCTGTTTTATCTCCAGATGAAAGTAGAAAACTAGTCAAA AGCATGAAGGATTTACAACTCAAGTTCAAGATCAAAGACTTAGGAGAACTAAAGTTCTTTCTTGGAATAGAGTTTGCTAGATCAGCTAAAGGGATTGTAATGAGCCAAAGGAAGTATGCATTAGAGCTAATTGCAGAAATGGGACTCAGTGGTGCAAAACCAACTAGCACCCCATTGGAGACAAATGTGAAGCTTACCTCTGCAGACTATGATGAGTTTGTTAATGGTAAGTCTTCCTCTGACACAGTAGACAAG TTCATACACAAACCTAAGCAGTCACACATGGAAGCTGCTTTGAGGGTTGCGAGGTATATCAAAGGTGCACCAGATCTGGGGCTTCTAATGCCATCTGAAAGCTCAGGAAAGCTAGAGGCATTCTGA